The following coding sequences are from one Seonamhaeicola sp. ML3 window:
- the atpE gene encoding ATP synthase F0 subunit C has product MTVPNLVGAGLIVIGAGIGLGKIGGSAMEGIARQPEATGKIQTAMIIIAALLEGLAFGALFLGK; this is encoded by the coding sequence ATGACAGTTCCAAATTTAGTAGGTGCCGGTTTAATCGTAATCGGAGCTGGTATTGGTTTAGGTAAAATTGGTGGATCAGCAATGGAAGGTATTGCTCGTCAGCCTGAGGCTACTGGTAAAATCCAAACAGCAATGATTATTATCGCTGCACTTTTAGAAGGTTTAGCATTCGGTGCATTATTCTTAGGAAAATAA